From the Peromyscus leucopus breed LL Stock chromosome 8b, UCI_PerLeu_2.1, whole genome shotgun sequence genome, one window contains:
- the Hoxb1 gene encoding homeobox protein Hox-B1, whose translation MDYNRMNSFLEYPLCNRGPSAYSAPTSFPPSSAPAVDSYAGESRYGGGLSSPALQQNSGYPVQQPPSSLGVSFSSSAPSGYAPAACHPSYGPSQYYSVGQTEGDGGYFHPSSYGAQLGSLPDSYGAGGVGPGPYPPLPPPPPQPPYGTEQTANFAPAYDLLSEDKESSCSSEPSTLTPRTFDWMKVKRNPPKTAKVSELGLGAPGGLRTNFTTRQLTELEKEFHFNKYLSRARRVEIAATLELNETQVKIWFQNRRMKQKKREREGGRVPTAPSGCPKEAPGDASDQSTCTSPEASPSSITS comes from the exons ATGGACTATAATAGGATGAATTCCTTTTTAGAGTACCCACTTTGTAATCGGGGACCGAGCGCCTACAGCGCCCCAACCTCCTTTCCCCCCAGCTCAGCTCCAGCCGTTGACAGCTACGCGGGGGAGAGCCGGTATGGTGGGGGGCTGTCCAGCCCAGCGCTCCAACAAAACTCGGGGTATCCTGTCCAGCAGCCACCTTCATCCCTGGGGGTGTCCTTTTCCAGCTCCGCTCCCTCGGGGTACGCCCCAGCGGCCTGCCACCCCAGCTATGGGCCTTCTCAGTACTATTCTGTGGGTCAGACGGAAGGAGATGGAGGCTATTTTCATCCATCGAGCTACGGAGCCCAGCTAGGGAGTTTGCCCGACAGCTACGGAGCGGGTGGAGTCGGCCCAGGGCCATATcctccgctgccgccgccgccgccgcagccccCTTACGGAACTGAGCAGACCGCAAACTTTGCACCAGCCTACGATCTCCTCTCTGAGGACAAGGAATCATCCTGTTCTTCAGAACCCAGCACTCTCACTCCCCGGACCTTTGACTGGATGAAGGTCAAGAGAAACCCACCTAAGACAG CGAAGGTGTCCGAGCTGGGACTGGGCGCTCCCGGTGGCCTCCGCACAAACTTCACCACGCGCCAGTTGACCGAGCTGGAGAAGGAATTTCATTTCAACAAATACCTGAGCCGTGCGCGGAGGGTGGAGATCGCCGCCACCCTGGAGCTCAATGAAACACAGGTGAAAATATGGTTCCAGAACCGGCgcatgaagcagaagaaaagagaacGAGAGGGAGGCAGGGTGCCTACAGCCCCTTCGGGTTGCCCCAAGGAAGCGCCTGGAGATGCCTCCGACCAGTCCACGTGCACCTCCCCCGAAGCCTCGCCCAGCTCCATCACCTCTTGA